The Austwickia sp. genome includes a region encoding these proteins:
- a CDS encoding FadR family transcriptional regulator: MSDQCGPICAQVEQSEGEGRYVVTVSDAATSENAATTGQAITGEATTGEAAAGPWRPVRRQRAYQQVVAQIEEQILHGTLAVGDRLPAERDLAAMLGVSRAAVREAIRTLQAQGVLHAAVGVGPDGGTTVCAMPSEALSRMLRLHVALSNFPMGDVIEARVMLERWSARLAARAGSETQVARLRRLADYMESPDVDRAEFNDLDTEFHVTIAEAGGNRLVGDMTSAIRESMRLPILDSFHEMPDWDGFVDDLRSGHRQIAEAIGAGDELAAADAVEEHIRFAYSALNWRRPGQG; this comes from the coding sequence ATGTCAGACCAATGCGGCCCGATCTGTGCGCAAGTGGAGCAGAGTGAGGGTGAAGGGAGGTACGTCGTGACCGTGAGCGACGCCGCCACGAGTGAGAACGCGGCCACCACCGGCCAGGCCATCACCGGCGAGGCCACCACCGGCGAGGCGGCCGCCGGCCCCTGGCGTCCGGTCCGCCGCCAGCGTGCCTATCAGCAGGTGGTGGCGCAGATCGAGGAGCAGATCCTGCACGGCACCCTCGCCGTCGGCGACCGGCTCCCGGCGGAGCGCGACCTGGCGGCGATGCTCGGCGTCTCCCGGGCGGCAGTCCGCGAGGCCATCCGCACGCTGCAGGCGCAGGGGGTCCTGCACGCGGCCGTCGGGGTGGGGCCCGACGGCGGCACCACGGTGTGCGCGATGCCGAGCGAGGCCCTCTCCCGCATGCTCCGACTGCACGTGGCGCTGTCGAACTTCCCCATGGGCGACGTCATCGAGGCGCGGGTCATGCTGGAGCGCTGGAGCGCGCGCCTCGCCGCCCGCGCCGGCTCCGAAACCCAGGTCGCCCGGCTGCGGCGGCTCGCCGACTACATGGAGTCGCCCGACGTGGACCGGGCCGAGTTCAACGACCTCGACACCGAGTTCCACGTGACCATTGCGGAGGCGGGGGGCAACCGGCTGGTCGGCGACATGACCAGCGCCATCCGCGAGTCGATGCGCCTGCCGATCCTCGACAGTTTCCACGAGATGCCCGACTGGGACGGCTTCGTCGACGACCTGCGATCGGGACACCGGCAGATCGCCGAGGCCATCGGCGCGGGCGACGAACTCGCCGCGGCGGACGCCGTCGAGGAGCACATCCGGTTCGCCTACTCCGCGCTCAATTGGCGGCGGCCCGGGCAGGGCTGA
- a CDS encoding threonylcarbamoyl-AMP synthase encodes MSPVLDCTSEDSRANAVAQAAEAVRDGRLVVLPTDTVYGVGADAFAPDAVQALLAAKGRGREMPPPVLIPNLRTVDGLATDVPDYARALMAQFWPGPLTVILRAQASLMWDLGDTNGTVGLRMPADPIALAVLEQTGPMAVTSANATGQPAATTILEAATMLGPAVDVYLDGGPSRAGLASTIVDCTGTEPRVLRQGGVSEEDVRRVAGAGGAEAAPASRESAEVGEPAEPGDYAI; translated from the coding sequence GTGAGCCCAGTTCTGGATTGCACCAGCGAGGACTCCCGCGCGAACGCGGTGGCCCAGGCCGCCGAGGCCGTTCGCGACGGGCGTCTCGTGGTGTTGCCGACCGACACGGTGTACGGCGTGGGGGCCGACGCCTTCGCCCCGGACGCCGTACAAGCGCTGTTGGCCGCAAAGGGCCGCGGCCGCGAGATGCCTCCGCCGGTGCTCATCCCGAACCTGCGCACGGTCGACGGGCTCGCGACGGACGTGCCCGACTACGCTCGGGCGCTCATGGCGCAGTTCTGGCCGGGGCCGCTCACGGTGATCCTGCGCGCCCAGGCCTCGCTCATGTGGGACCTCGGCGACACCAACGGCACGGTCGGGCTGCGGATGCCGGCCGACCCGATCGCGTTGGCGGTGCTCGAGCAGACCGGCCCCATGGCCGTGACCAGCGCGAACGCCACGGGGCAACCGGCGGCGACGACGATCCTCGAGGCCGCGACGATGCTCGGCCCCGCGGTGGACGTCTATCTCGACGGGGGACCCTCGCGCGCCGGTCTCGCGTCGACGATCGTCGACTGCACGGGGACCGAACCACGGGTGCTCCGCCAGGGCGGGGTCAGCGAGGAGGATGTCCGTCGGGTGGCCGGGGCCGGTGGCGCGGAGGCCGCGCCCGCGTCGCGCGAATCAGCCGAGGTGGGCGAGCCGGCCGAGCCAGGCGACTACGCCATCTGA
- the prmC gene encoding peptide chain release factor N(5)-glutamine methyltransferase — MAGALRAATARLEAAGVASPQADAVALASHLLDTSYGDVRRAAVLGAPVPAGYAELVARRAARVPLQHLTGVAHFRRLTLSVGPGVFIPRPETEVLVGHVVAELTRLAAVDPAAPAPIVVDLCTGSGVIALAVADEIPCARVWAVEKSPQAATYARANVTASGRPVTLVVGDAADPLPELAGLTGAVDVVTCNPPYIPDGMVPIDPEVRDHDPELALYGRSADGLAVPLRMAARAAALLRPGGLLAMEHGDAQGESLPAALAAQGHWRDVRDEPDLAGRPRVTLARRG; from the coding sequence CTGGCCGGCGCGCTTCGCGCGGCGACGGCGCGGCTGGAAGCGGCGGGGGTGGCCAGCCCGCAGGCGGATGCGGTCGCGCTCGCGTCGCACCTGCTCGACACGTCGTACGGCGACGTGCGCCGCGCGGCGGTGCTTGGGGCCCCGGTCCCGGCGGGGTACGCCGAGCTCGTGGCGCGCCGCGCCGCGCGCGTGCCGCTGCAGCACCTCACCGGGGTGGCGCACTTTCGTCGGCTCACCCTGTCCGTCGGTCCCGGGGTGTTCATCCCCCGGCCGGAGACCGAGGTGTTGGTCGGGCACGTGGTGGCCGAGCTGACCCGGCTGGCCGCGGTCGACCCGGCGGCGCCCGCCCCGATCGTGGTGGACCTGTGCACCGGTTCGGGAGTGATCGCGCTGGCGGTGGCGGACGAGATTCCGTGCGCCCGGGTCTGGGCCGTGGAGAAATCTCCGCAGGCTGCGACGTACGCGCGGGCCAACGTGACCGCCTCGGGACGGCCAGTGACCCTGGTCGTCGGGGACGCCGCGGACCCGCTGCCCGAGCTGGCGGGCCTGACGGGCGCCGTGGACGTCGTGACGTGCAACCCGCCGTACATCCCCGACGGCATGGTGCCGATCGATCCCGAGGTGCGCGACCACGATCCGGAGCTGGCGCTGTACGGACGCAGCGCCGACGGTCTCGCCGTGCCGCTGCGGATGGCCGCGCGGGCCGCGGCGCTGCTGCGGCCGGGCGGTTTGCTCGCGATGGAGCACGGCGACGCCCAGGGCGAGTCGCTGCCGGCCGCGCTGGCCGCTCAGGGCCATTGGCGGGACGTCCGCGACGAACCCGACCTGGCCGGCCGGCCACGTGTCACCCTCGCGCGGCGCGGGTAA
- the prfA gene encoding peptide chain release factor 1, translated as MLDSAAALADEYAQLEARLADPEVFGDPAQVRRLNKRYAALAPTVRAYEQVRSLTDDLAAARELGQEDAAFAAEVPELAAELDQASERLRRLLVPRDPDDDRDAIVEVKAGEGGEESALFAGDLLRMYLRYAERRGWTTRLLDATESDLGGYKDARLAVTAKGPAQPGEAPWARLKFEGGVHRVQRVPVTESQGRIHTSAAGVLVMPDVDDPEEVEIAANDLRIDVYRSSGPGGQSVNTTDSAVRITHLPTGLVVSCQNEKSQLQNKESALRVLRARLHRMRVEEAEAAAADARRSQVRTVDRSERIRTYNFPENRIADHRTGFKAYNLDQVLDGDLDPVVQSCLDADEAERLAHLADGS; from the coding sequence ATGCTCGACTCCGCCGCCGCGCTCGCGGACGAGTACGCGCAGCTGGAGGCGCGGCTCGCCGATCCCGAGGTGTTCGGTGACCCGGCGCAGGTCCGCCGGCTCAACAAGCGGTACGCCGCCCTCGCCCCGACGGTGCGCGCCTATGAGCAGGTCCGTTCGCTGACCGACGACCTCGCCGCCGCCCGCGAGCTGGGCCAGGAGGACGCCGCCTTCGCCGCGGAGGTTCCGGAGCTGGCTGCCGAGCTGGACCAGGCGAGCGAGCGCCTGCGCCGGCTGCTCGTTCCGCGCGATCCCGACGACGACCGCGACGCGATCGTCGAGGTGAAGGCGGGGGAGGGCGGCGAGGAGTCCGCGCTGTTCGCGGGCGACCTGCTGCGGATGTACCTGCGGTACGCCGAGCGCCGCGGCTGGACCACGCGCCTGCTGGACGCCACCGAGTCGGACCTGGGCGGCTACAAGGACGCGCGCCTGGCCGTCACCGCGAAGGGCCCGGCCCAGCCGGGCGAGGCCCCCTGGGCGCGGCTGAAGTTCGAGGGCGGCGTGCACCGGGTCCAGCGGGTGCCGGTCACCGAGAGCCAGGGCCGCATCCACACCAGCGCCGCCGGGGTGCTGGTCATGCCGGATGTCGACGACCCCGAAGAGGTCGAGATCGCCGCGAACGACCTGCGGATCGACGTCTACCGCAGCTCCGGGCCCGGCGGGCAGAGCGTCAACACCACCGACTCCGCCGTGCGGATCACGCACCTGCCGACCGGCCTGGTCGTCAGCTGCCAGAACGAGAAGAGCCAGCTGCAGAACAAGGAGTCGGCCCTGCGCGTGCTGCGCGCGCGGCTGCACCGGATGCGCGTGGAGGAGGCGGAGGCCGCCGCCGCCGACGCCCGCCGCAGCCAGGTGCGCACCGTCGACCGCAGCGAGCGGATCCGCACCTACAACTTCCCGGAGAACCGGATCGCCGATCACCGCACCGGGTTCAAGGCGTACAACCTCGACCAGGTCCTCGACGGGGATCTCGATCCGGTGGTGCAGTCCTGCCTGGACGCCGACGAGGCGGAGCGGCTCGCACACCTCGCGGACGGTTCGTGA
- the rpmE gene encoding 50S ribosomal protein L31: MQKDIHPAYGVTTVTCTCGNSFTTRSTAKSGVINADVCSQCHPFYTGKQKILDTGGRVARFQARYAKKAAK, encoded by the coding sequence GTGCAGAAGGACATTCACCCCGCCTACGGCGTCACGACCGTGACGTGCACCTGCGGCAATAGCTTCACCACGCGCAGCACCGCCAAGAGCGGCGTCATCAACGCCGACGTGTGCAGCCAGTGCCACCCGTTCTACACGGGCAAGCAGAAGATCCTCGACACCGGTGGCCGCGTGGCCCGGTTCCAGGCTCGTTACGCCAAGAAGGCCGCCAAGTAG
- a CDS encoding glycosyltransferase family 2 protein, translated as MMDALRYVIAGALRLCETPILVYFLLINTSYLVLMLAGAYDFGAHVRRRTWVDRDAAAASPMVPGVSLIVPAYNEAAGIVPAVESLLSLRHPRHEVIVVDDGSTDDTFATLVRRFELVGVDREIPMDVPVRAEILGVYVPDDGRTRLTVVRKANSGKTEAVNTGINAATQHVVAIVDADSVLDPDALIAVTEPFVVDPVRTVATGGVIRAANGCTVQDGRVVQVASPRDWLARIQVVEYLRAFLMGRSGWSRLQGLIIISGAFGVFRRDMLVDIGGLDHGSLGEDFELVMRIHRLFRSRGEDYRVFFVSEPVCWTEVPVTRQVLRRQRTRWHRGLWEVLWKYRGMVFNPRYGRIGMVVLPWFWLFELAAPALELGGLLLMALGFVLGLVQPAYAVLFIAVAYGYAVCINLTALAIEELTFHRYPRWRDLAVCLVASLLENFGYRQLTAVWRCRGAWDGIRRSQQVWGTMTRTGFTEAVPDSVTAPAGARVLEGDRAG; from the coding sequence ATGATGGACGCACTGCGGTACGTCATCGCCGGGGCGCTGCGCCTGTGCGAGACGCCGATCCTGGTCTACTTCCTGCTCATCAACACGTCCTATCTGGTGCTCATGCTGGCCGGGGCGTACGACTTCGGCGCCCACGTGCGGCGCCGCACCTGGGTCGACCGGGACGCGGCGGCGGCCTCGCCGATGGTGCCGGGGGTGAGCCTCATCGTCCCGGCGTACAACGAGGCGGCGGGCATCGTCCCCGCGGTGGAGTCGCTGCTCAGCCTGCGGCACCCGCGCCACGAGGTGATCGTCGTCGACGACGGGTCGACCGACGACACGTTCGCCACCCTGGTGAGGCGGTTCGAGCTGGTGGGCGTGGACCGCGAGATCCCGATGGACGTGCCGGTCCGCGCCGAGATCCTGGGCGTCTACGTGCCCGACGACGGCCGCACCCGCCTGACCGTGGTGCGCAAGGCGAACTCCGGCAAGACCGAGGCCGTCAACACCGGCATCAACGCCGCGACCCAGCACGTCGTGGCCATCGTCGATGCGGACTCGGTGCTCGATCCCGACGCGTTGATCGCCGTCACCGAACCCTTTGTCGTCGACCCGGTGCGCACCGTCGCCACCGGCGGGGTGATCCGCGCCGCGAACGGCTGCACGGTGCAGGACGGCCGCGTCGTCCAGGTCGCCTCGCCCCGCGACTGGCTGGCCCGGATCCAGGTCGTGGAGTACCTGCGCGCGTTCCTCATGGGCCGATCCGGCTGGTCGCGGCTGCAGGGCCTCATCATCATCAGCGGGGCGTTCGGCGTCTTCCGGCGCGACATGCTGGTCGACATCGGCGGCCTGGACCACGGCAGCCTGGGTGAGGACTTCGAGCTGGTCATGCGCATCCACCGGCTGTTCCGGTCGCGGGGCGAGGACTACCGGGTGTTCTTCGTGTCCGAGCCGGTCTGCTGGACGGAGGTGCCGGTCACCCGCCAGGTGCTGCGCCGGCAGCGCACCCGCTGGCATCGCGGCCTGTGGGAGGTGCTCTGGAAGTACCGCGGCATGGTGTTCAACCCCCGCTACGGGCGCATCGGCATGGTCGTGTTGCCGTGGTTCTGGCTGTTCGAGCTCGCCGCTCCGGCGCTGGAACTCGGCGGGTTGCTGCTCATGGCCCTGGGCTTCGTGCTGGGCCTGGTGCAGCCGGCGTACGCGGTGTTGTTCATCGCGGTCGCCTACGGCTACGCGGTCTGCATCAACCTCACCGCGCTCGCCATTGAGGAGCTCACGTTCCATCGCTACCCCCGGTGGCGCGACCTGGCCGTCTGCCTGGTCGCCTCGCTGCTGGAGAACTTCGGCTACCGCCAGCTGACGGCCGTGTGGCGCTGCCGCGGGGCGTGGGACGGGATCCGCCGGTCCCAGCAGGTGTGGGGGACGATGACCCGCACCGGCTTCACCGAGGCCGTCCCGGACTCCGTCACGGCGCCGGCCGGCGCGCGCGTCCTCGAGGGGGACCGAGCCGGATGA
- a CDS encoding HEAT repeat domain-containing protein: MTGSSSLLLLSLSALAVVAVALIGLTVQARVSRRRRERALARVQGRYRHLLLEVASGEDEDRAAWAELATLSRRDWASVRPAVIALLAKVRGKPAVELGALVEGFGELARAREGLTSRLAGRRARAAYLVGLARDAQAVPALCRLLQDPSGDVRFVAARALGMVGDPTVASALLAAAGHQPGVRDGHSGLPAWVAAEALLRIGPGCQDAVAQALSSKDAHVRAVAAQVALHGSFPAALAPARVCMLFEPEVGTKETLMALLGTLGDPQDVSVLAAYLDPLVPARLRRAAVGALGHLGTPTAAERLARLLGDDDRSVATAAGDALAAMGERGHELLTSAMSGADAARRVASACLHLARLRAEVVPA, translated from the coding sequence ATGACGGGCTCGTCCAGCCTGCTCCTGCTGTCCCTGTCGGCCCTCGCGGTGGTGGCCGTCGCCCTGATCGGGCTGACGGTGCAGGCCCGCGTCAGTCGGCGCCGCCGGGAGCGGGCGCTGGCGCGGGTGCAGGGTCGTTACCGACACCTCCTGCTCGAAGTCGCCTCCGGGGAGGACGAGGACCGCGCGGCGTGGGCGGAGCTCGCCACCTTGTCCCGGCGCGACTGGGCGAGCGTGCGGCCCGCGGTCATCGCCCTGCTGGCGAAGGTCCGCGGCAAGCCCGCCGTCGAGCTCGGGGCGCTGGTCGAGGGCTTCGGCGAGTTGGCTCGGGCCCGAGAGGGCTTGACCTCCCGGTTGGCGGGACGGCGCGCCCGTGCGGCGTACCTCGTCGGTTTGGCCCGGGACGCCCAGGCCGTGCCCGCGCTGTGCCGGCTGCTGCAGGATCCGTCCGGCGACGTGCGCTTCGTCGCGGCGCGGGCCCTCGGGATGGTGGGCGACCCCACCGTGGCGTCGGCGCTCCTGGCCGCGGCCGGTCACCAGCCCGGCGTGCGCGACGGTCACTCCGGTCTGCCCGCGTGGGTGGCCGCCGAGGCCCTGCTGCGGATCGGCCCCGGCTGCCAGGACGCGGTGGCGCAGGCCCTCAGCTCGAAGGACGCGCACGTGCGCGCCGTGGCGGCGCAGGTGGCCCTGCACGGGTCGTTCCCGGCCGCTCTCGCCCCGGCGCGTGTCTGCATGCTCTTCGAACCCGAGGTCGGCACGAAGGAGACGCTGATGGCGCTGCTGGGCACGCTCGGCGACCCCCAGGACGTGTCCGTGCTGGCGGCCTACCTGGATCCGTTGGTCCCGGCCCGGCTGCGCCGCGCGGCGGTGGGTGCGCTCGGTCACCTCGGTACGCCGACCGCGGCGGAGCGCCTCGCCCGCCTGCTGGGCGACGACGACCGGTCGGTGGCGACCGCGGCCGGGGACGCCCTGGCCGCGATGGGGGAGCGGGGCCACGAACTCCTCACCAGTGCCATGAGCGGCGCGGATGCGGCCCGGCGGGTGGCCTCGGCCTGTCTGCACCTGGCCCGCCTGCGCGCGGAGGTGGTCCCGGCATGA
- a CDS encoding response regulator, with translation MTGPSHILVADDDADIRDLVTFKLTQSGYTVEAYSDGASAWAAMTERPPRLALLDVMMPGLSGLDVLRKARESAATANIPVILLTARSRDVDVEDGFACGATDYVIKPFSPRELVHRVAAVLGR, from the coding sequence ATGACCGGACCTAGCCACATCCTCGTGGCCGACGACGACGCAGACATTCGTGACCTGGTCACGTTCAAGCTGACGCAGTCGGGCTACACGGTGGAGGCGTACTCCGATGGCGCCTCCGCGTGGGCCGCGATGACCGAGCGCCCGCCGCGGCTCGCGCTGCTCGACGTGATGATGCCCGGCCTGTCCGGCCTCGACGTCCTGCGCAAGGCGCGCGAATCCGCCGCGACCGCGAACATCCCCGTGATCCTGTTGACGGCGCGCAGCCGCGACGTGGACGTCGAGGACGGGTTCGCGTGCGGCGCGACCGACTACGTCATCAAGCCGTTCAGCCCGCGCGAGCTCGTTCATCGGGTCGCCGCGGTGCTGGGGCGATGA
- the rho gene encoding transcription termination factor Rho encodes MTDTTELTLPVEAPKRRGLTTMRLAELQSLAQGMGISGTSGMRKGDLILAIKDRQGGSSPRSASRAAGTDASSAPQGSDAGRSAGGAGEADAAGVDGTAGAGGPTRRTRRAVAPVSAPDQRAEQPAQAGGPEPTGGDAASRPSQASDAGERSEPSQRSDQSEAGQRPDQQGQGDEGQGRRRSRRERQRDSRYGDRAGQDGSGDQRRDGGQNQGQRDQQGQRDRQDGGQQGQRDQQQQSQRDQQQGQRERQDGGQQGYRDRQQGDNRQQGDNRQQSDNRQGDNRRFRDDDDGPGGRRRNRQRSRDRKRRGTRGGMGEDYSDQLETFSEDDVLVPIAGILDVLDNYAFVRTSGYLPGPNDVYVPLGIVKKHGLRKGDAVTGAVKAMREGEQLPARQKFNALVRLDTVNGTNPDAARNRVEFSKLVPLYPQERLRLETESNIHTTRIIDLVSPIGKGQRGLIVSPPKAGKTLILQAIANAITKNNPEAHLMVVLVDERPEEVTDMQRTVKGEVIASTFDRPADDHTTVAELAIERAKRLVELGHDVVVLLDSITRLGRAYNLAAPASGRILSGGVDSSALYPPKRFFGAARNIENGGSLTILATALVETGSKMDEVIFEEFKGTGNMELRLSRQLADRRIFPAVDVNPSGTRREEILMSPEELKLMWKLRRILSALESQAALELLLAQLKKTKHNAEFLMMVQRNSSIKLDDEE; translated from the coding sequence GTGACCGACACCACCGAGCTCACCCTGCCTGTCGAGGCGCCCAAGCGCCGAGGGCTCACGACCATGCGACTGGCAGAGCTCCAGAGCCTCGCCCAGGGCATGGGCATCTCCGGCACCTCCGGGATGCGCAAGGGCGACCTCATCCTGGCCATCAAGGACCGGCAGGGCGGCTCCTCCCCGCGGTCCGCGTCGCGCGCGGCGGGCACGGACGCGAGCAGTGCTCCGCAGGGCTCCGACGCCGGCCGGTCGGCGGGCGGCGCGGGTGAGGCGGACGCGGCGGGTGTCGACGGTACGGCGGGAGCGGGTGGCCCCACTCGGCGTACGCGTCGTGCGGTCGCCCCGGTCAGCGCGCCGGACCAGCGCGCCGAGCAGCCGGCGCAGGCCGGCGGGCCCGAGCCGACGGGCGGCGACGCTGCGTCGCGTCCCAGTCAGGCGAGCGACGCAGGCGAACGAAGCGAACCGAGCCAGCGGTCCGATCAGTCGGAGGCCGGCCAGCGTCCCGACCAGCAGGGGCAGGGCGACGAGGGGCAGGGCCGGCGCCGGTCGCGCCGGGAGCGGCAGCGGGATTCGCGGTACGGCGACCGTGCGGGCCAGGACGGCTCCGGCGACCAGCGCCGCGACGGCGGCCAGAACCAGGGCCAGCGCGATCAGCAAGGCCAGCGCGACCGGCAGGACGGCGGCCAACAGGGCCAGCGCGATCAGCAACAGCAGAGTCAGCGGGACCAGCAACAGGGCCAGCGCGAGCGGCAGGACGGCGGTCAGCAGGGCTACCGCGACCGTCAGCAGGGCGACAACCGCCAGCAAGGCGATAACCGCCAGCAGTCGGACAACCGGCAGGGCGACAACCGGCGGTTCCGGGACGACGACGACGGCCCGGGCGGGCGTCGTCGCAACCGGCAGCGCAGCCGAGACCGCAAGCGCCGCGGCACCCGCGGCGGCATGGGTGAGGACTACAGCGACCAGCTGGAGACCTTCTCCGAGGACGACGTGCTCGTCCCGATCGCGGGCATCCTCGACGTGCTCGACAACTACGCCTTCGTGCGGACCAGCGGCTACCTGCCGGGACCGAACGACGTGTACGTGCCGCTCGGCATCGTCAAGAAGCACGGGCTGCGCAAGGGCGACGCGGTGACCGGCGCGGTCAAGGCCATGCGGGAGGGCGAGCAGCTGCCGGCGCGGCAGAAGTTCAACGCCCTGGTGCGCCTCGACACGGTGAACGGGACCAACCCGGACGCGGCGCGCAATCGGGTCGAGTTCTCCAAGCTGGTGCCGCTGTATCCGCAGGAGCGGCTGCGGCTGGAGACCGAGTCGAACATCCACACGACCCGAATCATCGACCTGGTCAGCCCGATCGGCAAGGGCCAGCGCGGGCTCATCGTCAGCCCGCCGAAGGCCGGCAAGACGCTGATCCTGCAGGCCATCGCCAACGCGATCACCAAGAACAACCCCGAGGCCCACCTCATGGTCGTGCTCGTCGACGAGCGCCCCGAGGAGGTCACGGACATGCAGCGCACGGTGAAGGGCGAGGTCATCGCCTCGACCTTCGACCGGCCGGCTGACGACCACACGACGGTCGCGGAGCTGGCGATCGAGCGCGCCAAGCGCCTGGTCGAGCTGGGCCACGACGTGGTCGTGCTGCTCGACTCGATCACCCGCCTGGGTCGGGCCTACAACCTCGCGGCGCCCGCCTCTGGTCGCATCCTGTCCGGTGGTGTGGACTCCAGCGCCCTCTACCCGCCGAAGCGATTCTTCGGCGCGGCCCGCAACATCGAGAACGGCGGCTCGCTGACGATCCTCGCCACGGCGCTGGTCGAGACCGGCTCCAAGATGGACGAGGTGATCTTCGAGGAGTTCAAGGGCACCGGCAACATGGAGCTGCGGCTCAGCCGCCAGCTCGCTGACCGGCGCATCTTCCCGGCCGTCGACGTGAACCCGTCGGGGACGCGCCGCGAAGAGATCCTCATGAGCCCCGAGGAGCTCAAGCTCATGTGGAAGCTCCGCCGGATCCTGTCCGCGCTGGAGTCCCAGGCGGCGCTGGAGTTGCTGCTGGCGCAGCTCAAGAAGACCAAACACAACGCCGAGTTCCTCATGATGGTGCAGCGCAACAGCAGCATCAAGCTCGACGACGAGGAGTGA
- a CDS encoding homoserine kinase encodes MVLASLPDGLAVAVTVPASSANLGPGFDSIGLALGVWDDYTVQVGGAGLRIDVVGEGSGQVPRDGRHLVYRCLARGLAAQGYALPAGLDLRCTNRVPHSRGLGSSATAAVAGFALANALVVAAGSAAPASATAEAAPGDDVPLDLAFVGELAAQAEGHPDNSSASVYGGLTVSWSDDVAAVAGVHTVRIEVHPGIEPIVLVPDIELSTAAARAALPTEVPLKSASLNAGRAALLVEAMTRRPDLLLAATRDWLHQEQRRIAYPATMRVVDRVRARGLAAVVSGAGPTVMLLVTREHAERARSIVAEIVALEDARWEIGAPGVPADGVRARRVGGTLPPQPPTR; translated from the coding sequence ATGGTGCTGGCGAGCCTGCCCGACGGCCTCGCCGTCGCCGTGACCGTGCCCGCGAGCAGCGCCAACCTCGGGCCCGGCTTCGACTCGATCGGGCTCGCGCTGGGCGTGTGGGACGACTACACGGTCCAGGTGGGCGGCGCCGGCCTGCGCATCGACGTCGTGGGCGAGGGCTCGGGGCAGGTGCCCCGCGATGGTCGCCATCTCGTGTACCGGTGCCTCGCGCGCGGGCTGGCCGCGCAGGGGTACGCCCTGCCCGCCGGCCTCGACCTCCGCTGCACGAACCGGGTGCCGCACAGCCGCGGCCTGGGCAGCTCGGCCACGGCGGCCGTGGCCGGGTTCGCGCTGGCCAACGCGCTGGTCGTGGCTGCGGGGTCGGCGGCTCCAGCCTCCGCCACCGCCGAGGCGGCGCCCGGCGACGACGTACCGCTGGATCTGGCCTTCGTCGGCGAGCTGGCCGCCCAGGCCGAGGGGCACCCGGACAACAGCTCGGCGAGCGTGTACGGCGGACTGACCGTGTCGTGGAGCGACGACGTCGCCGCCGTCGCGGGCGTGCACACGGTCCGCATCGAGGTGCACCCGGGCATCGAACCGATCGTGCTCGTTCCCGACATCGAGCTGTCCACGGCCGCGGCCCGGGCGGCGCTGCCGACCGAGGTGCCGTTGAAGTCGGCCTCGCTCAACGCCGGCCGAGCCGCCCTGCTCGTGGAGGCGATGACACGCCGGCCCGACCTGCTGCTCGCCGCGACGCGCGACTGGCTGCATCAGGAGCAGCGGCGCATCGCGTACCCCGCCACGATGCGGGTCGTCGATCGGGTGCGCGCGCGGGGTCTGGCGGCCGTCGTCTCGGGCGCGGGCCCGACGGTGATGCTGCTGGTCACCAGGGAACACGCGGAGCGGGCCCGGTCGATCGTGGCCGAGATCGTGGCCCTGGAGGACGCCCGATGGGAGATCGGCGCGCCCGGCGTGCCCGCCGACGGGGTGCGTGCCCGGCGGGTGGGCGGGACCCTGCCGCCGCAGCCGCCGACTCGGTGA